Proteins encoded by one window of Vicinamibacteria bacterium:
- a CDS encoding inositol monophosphatase, with protein sequence MKLIDLLGPIRELHAQIREAVVAAFARRELEELSSVARDEEGDTLYAVDRVGDSVLLEFFEKASLDEAVVLIAEGLEPDGKIVVPRTASENDAAFRIVIDPIDGTRGAMYQKRSAWILTGVAPNRGTDTSLRDIELAVQTEIPLIKQHLSDAVWAFSGGPVEAERTNRLTGEACPLKLQPSSAATIEHGFATIARFFPGARDELAAIDEEIVRAALGPSPKGKALCFEDQYICTGGQLYELFSGRDRFVADLRPLMAPLLSARGFPLGICVHPYDVCTELIARELGVVITDAYGAPLSAPLDVGSDVSWIGYANENIRRQIEPLLREALRRRGLWS encoded by the coding sequence ATGAAACTCATCGATCTCCTGGGCCCCATCCGCGAGCTGCACGCGCAAATCAGGGAGGCGGTCGTCGCCGCTTTCGCGCGCCGCGAGCTCGAGGAGCTTTCGTCGGTAGCGAGGGACGAGGAAGGCGACACGCTCTACGCGGTCGACCGCGTGGGAGATTCGGTGCTTCTCGAGTTCTTCGAGAAGGCGTCGCTCGACGAAGCGGTGGTTCTCATCGCCGAAGGTCTCGAGCCCGATGGAAAGATCGTCGTGCCCCGCACTGCCTCCGAGAACGACGCGGCCTTCCGGATCGTCATCGATCCGATCGACGGCACTCGTGGAGCGATGTACCAGAAACGAAGCGCCTGGATCCTGACGGGAGTGGCTCCCAATCGCGGCACGGACACGAGCCTGCGAGACATCGAGCTCGCCGTTCAGACCGAGATCCCCCTGATCAAACAGCACTTGTCGGACGCCGTGTGGGCGTTCTCCGGAGGACCGGTCGAGGCCGAACGCACCAACCGACTGACAGGGGAGGCCTGCCCACTAAAGCTCCAACCGTCATCGGCCGCAACCATCGAGCACGGTTTCGCGACCATCGCGCGATTCTTCCCCGGAGCGCGCGACGAGCTCGCGGCAATCGACGAAGAGATCGTGCGTGCCGCGCTTGGCCCGAGCCCGAAAGGCAAGGCTCTCTGCTTCGAGGACCAGTACATTTGCACCGGAGGCCAGCTCTACGAGTTGTTCTCCGGGCGCGATCGGTTCGTCGCCGATTTGAGGCCGCTCATGGCACCGCTTCTGTCCGCGCGCGGCTTCCCGCTGGGCATTTGCGTGCATCCTTATGATGTCTGCACCGAGCTCATCGCCCGCGAGCTCGGTGTCGTCATCACCGACGCGTACGGTGCGCCTCTCTCCGCACCTCTCGACGTCGGGTCGGATGTGAGCTGGATCGGCTATGCCAATGAGAACATCCGCAGGCAGATCGAACCGTTGCTGCGGGAGGCGTTGAGACGGCGAGGGCTATGGAGCTGA